The Marinilongibacter aquaticus genome has a window encoding:
- a CDS encoding Kelch repeat-containing protein, producing the protein MSNKIGFSFLILITLFVFQSCKSDTVTVASGDWVKESDLDGLARHAAVGFSINDMGYLGSGADEDNYKLSDFWQFDPTRNTWNQIADFPGAPRTAAVAFSVGNKAYVGTGLDIEDNRLNDFWEYNSTTDTWKQIADFPGSARRNAVAFAINGKGYVGSGFDGNYTKDFFSYDPASDSWEKVASIGGSKREGAAAFVIDNKAYVGTGNNNGLSQTDLWQYDPANDLWTEMTGFEDNAISRSYGIGFSVNGKGYFAGSSTNNSTWEYLPQQGSDDEGGTWTEATGFEGTNRNYAVSWSINNRGYIATGSNGLSRFDDLWSFIPDVEVDDTNN; encoded by the coding sequence TTTAATACTCATTACTCTTTTTGTGTTTCAATCATGTAAGAGCGACACGGTTACCGTAGCCAGTGGCGACTGGGTTAAAGAGTCTGATCTTGACGGCCTTGCCCGTCATGCGGCCGTGGGTTTTTCAATCAACGATATGGGATATCTAGGTTCCGGTGCCGACGAAGACAACTACAAATTGAGCGACTTCTGGCAATTTGATCCTACAAGAAACACTTGGAATCAAATAGCCGATTTCCCCGGTGCTCCCCGTACTGCTGCCGTAGCCTTTTCTGTAGGCAACAAAGCGTATGTTGGTACAGGTTTGGATATTGAAGACAACAGATTGAACGACTTCTGGGAGTACAACTCAACCACTGATACTTGGAAACAAATCGCAGATTTCCCCGGCAGTGCCCGTAGAAATGCAGTAGCTTTTGCCATCAATGGAAAAGGTTATGTGGGCTCTGGCTTTGACGGCAACTATACAAAAGACTTTTTCTCTTACGATCCTGCAAGCGATTCATGGGAAAAAGTAGCCAGTATCGGCGGTTCAAAACGCGAAGGTGCAGCAGCTTTCGTAATTGACAACAAAGCTTACGTAGGTACAGGAAACAACAACGGACTATCGCAAACAGACTTGTGGCAGTACGATCCGGCCAACGACCTTTGGACAGAAATGACTGGCTTTGAAGACAATGCCATCTCGCGTTCATACGGTATCGGTTTCTCTGTAAATGGCAAAGGTTATTTCGCAGGAAGCTCGACAAACAATTCGACTTGGGAATACTTGCCTCAGCAAGGATCTGATGACGAAGGTGGTACATGGACTGAAGCTACGGGCTTTGAAGGCACCAACCGCAATTATGCAGTAAGCTGGAGCATCAACAACCGCGGCTACATTGCCACAGGTTCAAACGGACTTTCTCGCTTCGACGACCTTTGGTCATTCATTCCTGACGTAGAAGTAGACGACACCAACAATTAA
- a CDS encoding DUF4270 domain-containing protein, which produces MQKKKLNIGMAKPLILILLVFAAVGISCSSGDKDISLNQDGTNNLNAVLVDTMRVDGYTVLTDSSNSSATGNLLVGSVELTNTLKAQAESYFSVGLPSSTFGSLNITKELVLDSAQLHLTYSDYIGDTTQIQHIQLHELLEEIPLNETHSSRTTFKYDSDPLDELAIRQRPYKDTSITFDIPIDMAQRIFAYYKGLSSADTKDLTKIIKGFVMTGDSSNTSVIGYTSSNSTLRIYTHTVETYDKYSFDFNILQNNAQFNHLSYNSEFDGLNGLEDPKDQVSSKLTNNMFALNNGLALAGKIEIPGIRDLQILTSLKGIYRVELRLYSTRKSAKALPYPPSGLQLYEVNLNNQITQPVTDFTGASVTGAYTYDPTQLIFNSYYAFNLTQYFKNIVSGSSKNKGILIVPTNTDTNSSQLSGVWLGDFDNPSFRPEIRVYLNR; this is translated from the coding sequence ATGCAAAAGAAAAAGTTGAATATAGGCATGGCCAAACCCCTCATCTTGATTTTACTCGTATTTGCCGCTGTGGGCATCTCCTGTAGCTCGGGCGACAAAGACATTTCCCTGAATCAAGACGGAACCAACAACCTGAATGCGGTGCTGGTGGACACAATGCGTGTAGACGGTTACACCGTATTGACCGACAGTTCGAACAGTTCTGCCACTGGAAATCTTCTGGTGGGCAGTGTAGAACTGACCAACACGCTGAAAGCTCAAGCCGAATCGTATTTCTCAGTTGGTTTGCCCTCTTCCACCTTTGGTTCTTTGAACATCACGAAAGAATTGGTTTTGGACTCTGCCCAATTGCATTTGACCTACAGCGATTACATTGGCGACACCACACAAATTCAACACATCCAATTGCACGAATTGTTGGAAGAAATTCCATTGAACGAAACACATTCATCCCGCACGACATTCAAATACGACAGCGATCCGCTGGATGAACTGGCGATTAGACAAAGACCCTATAAAGACACCAGCATCACTTTTGATATTCCGATAGACATGGCTCAACGCATCTTCGCGTATTACAAAGGCCTGAGCTCTGCGGATACAAAAGACCTGACCAAGATTATCAAAGGTTTTGTGATGACGGGCGACTCAAGCAACACATCTGTGATTGGCTATACCTCGTCAAACTCTACTCTGCGAATCTATACGCATACCGTTGAAACTTACGACAAATACAGTTTTGATTTCAACATATTGCAAAACAATGCCCAGTTCAATCACCTGTCTTACAATTCAGAATTTGATGGACTGAACGGCCTAGAAGACCCAAAAGATCAGGTTTCGTCGAAACTGACAAACAACATGTTTGCCCTGAACAACGGACTTGCCCTGGCTGGGAAAATCGAGATTCCCGGCATTCGTGATTTGCAAATCCTTACCTCGCTTAAAGGAATTTACCGCGTAGAGCTTCGCTTATACAGCACCCGAAAAAGTGCAAAAGCGTTGCCTTACCCGCCTTCGGGTTTGCAACTTTACGAGGTAAACCTGAACAACCAGATTACCCAACCCGTAACAGACTTTACGGGAGCCTCTGTAACGGGTGCGTACACTTACGATCCTACCCAGTTGATTTTCAACAGTTACTATGCCTTTAACCTTACGCAGTATTTCAAAAATATTGTAAGCGGAAGCAGCAAAAACAAAGGCATTTTGATCGTACCTACAAATACAGATACGAACTCGAGCCAACTGAGCGGCGTATGGTTGGGCGATTTCGACAATCCTTCTTTCAGGCCCGAGATACGCGTTTATCTTAACCGATAA
- the upp gene encoding uracil phosphoribosyltransferase has translation MFILTETSSIANNFLADIRDVNLQTDRLKFRKNMERLGEVLAYEISRNMSYSPKEVQTPLGIKETRTLQDRPILVPILRAGLPLHQGMLNFFDQADSAFIGAYRGSHNAKDDFDIEMEYITSPDIQGRTLVICDPMIATGKSIEKAYHALLRYGIPKRTYIVGAIASARGARFVQARMPECRLYLGDLDADLNSKSYIIPGLGDAGDLSFGDKT, from the coding sequence ATGTTCATTCTAACCGAAACCTCCTCGATTGCCAATAATTTTTTGGCCGATATCCGTGATGTGAACCTTCAAACCGATCGGCTGAAATTCAGGAAAAACATGGAACGCTTGGGCGAAGTGCTGGCCTATGAGATTTCCAGAAACATGTCGTACAGCCCAAAGGAAGTGCAAACGCCCTTGGGTATAAAGGAAACCCGCACTTTGCAGGACAGACCCATATTGGTGCCCATTCTACGGGCAGGTTTGCCCTTGCACCAAGGTATGCTCAACTTCTTCGACCAAGCCGACAGTGCTTTCATCGGAGCCTACCGCGGCAGCCACAATGCCAAGGACGATTTCGATATAGAAATGGAATACATTACCAGTCCGGATATTCAAGGCCGTACACTGGTCATCTGCGATCCCATGATTGCCACCGGAAAATCAATCGAAAAGGCCTATCATGCCCTTCTTCGGTATGGAATCCCGAAAAGAACTTATATCGTTGGAGCGATCGCATCGGCAAGAGGAGCTCGCTTTGTGCAAGCCCGAATGCCCGAATGCCGACTTTATCTTGGCGATTTGGATGCCGACCTCAATTCAAAATCGTATATTATTCCCGGTTTAGGCGATGCGGGAGATTTATCTTTCGGCGATAAAACCTGA
- a CDS encoding MFS transporter — protein sequence MFLNLSKSDWKELISLPVIVAALGYFVDIYDMQLFGIVRVPSLQSLGLSEEEVSQVGKSILNYQMIGLLLGGILWGVLGDKKGRLSVLFGSIITYSLANVACGLIPHIDFMNQAEAYKWLRFVAGVGLAGELGAGITLVAEVLPKHLRAIGTSLVAGVGLLGAVVGNFTVRLSGEWTIAYFIGGAMGFALLLLRVGVIESGMYKDITDKEEVSKGNFLTFFTNWERFLKYIKCIGIGFPTWFCIGILAYFSNEFGKALGIEEEVMPGMAIMWAYVGISAGDFLSGFISHKLHSRKKAIFWMMLFSFVGVLLFLFAGAKSPEMVYAICCWLGLGTGYWAMFVTVGAEQFGTNLRATAATTVPNMVRGSVPLMILIFSYFKPSVGVIWAGAITALVAYAVGFVSTLTIPETHGKDLNYLEK from the coding sequence ATGTTTTTAAACTTAAGCAAATCTGACTGGAAAGAGCTGATAAGCCTGCCCGTAATTGTAGCCGCATTGGGCTATTTCGTGGACATCTACGATATGCAACTTTTTGGCATTGTACGCGTACCCAGTTTGCAAAGCCTCGGACTGAGCGAAGAAGAAGTCAGTCAAGTGGGCAAATCGATATTGAACTACCAGATGATTGGCCTGCTTTTGGGCGGTATTCTCTGGGGCGTTTTGGGCGACAAGAAAGGACGCCTGTCGGTTCTTTTCGGATCCATAATCACCTATTCTTTGGCGAATGTCGCTTGTGGACTTATTCCGCACATCGATTTTATGAATCAGGCCGAGGCCTACAAATGGTTGCGTTTCGTGGCCGGAGTAGGCCTGGCGGGCGAACTCGGAGCCGGTATTACCTTGGTTGCCGAAGTACTGCCTAAACACCTGCGTGCTATTGGCACCTCTCTGGTGGCCGGTGTGGGCCTTTTGGGAGCCGTAGTCGGCAATTTCACCGTTCGTCTTTCTGGCGAATGGACAATCGCATATTTTATTGGAGGAGCCATGGGCTTCGCTTTGCTGCTGCTGCGAGTGGGCGTAATCGAAAGTGGAATGTACAAAGACATTACAGACAAGGAAGAAGTCTCGAAAGGCAACTTTCTTACATTTTTTACCAATTGGGAGCGATTCTTAAAATACATAAAATGTATCGGTATCGGTTTCCCTACTTGGTTCTGTATCGGTATTCTGGCCTATTTCAGCAATGAATTTGGAAAAGCCCTTGGCATCGAAGAGGAAGTGATGCCCGGCATGGCCATTATGTGGGCTTATGTGGGCATCTCTGCCGGCGATTTCCTTAGTGGGTTCATCAGTCATAAACTGCATTCGCGAAAAAAGGCCATTTTCTGGATGATGCTCTTTTCTTTCGTCGGAGTACTCTTGTTTCTCTTTGCTGGAGCCAAATCACCCGAAATGGTATACGCCATCTGTTGCTGGTTAGGCTTGGGCACGGGTTATTGGGCCATGTTCGTCACCGTGGGTGCCGAGCAATTTGGTACAAACCTGCGGGCCACAGCCGCCACCACGGTTCCGAATATGGTACGGGGTTCTGTACCACTAATGATTTTGATATTCAGCTATTTCAAACCAAGTGTAGGCGTTATTTGGGCCGGAGCCATCACCGCCCTCGTGGCCTATGCCGTGGGCTTTGTCTCTACGCTTACCATTCCCGAAACCCACGGAAAAGATTTGAATTATTTGGAAAAATAA
- a CDS encoding sterol desaturase family protein — protein sequence METYAHILLFASPSFFILVLAEKLYGKFVKGDDFKSMDMISSLSSGYTNTLKDILGIGISIITYTWLVEHVALFHIPYTWLNVVIAFVVLDFAGYWGHRFNHQINFFWNQHLIHHSSEEFNLACALRQSISDLISFFTIFLLPAALLGVDPKIIAIVAPIQLFAQFWYHTTYIGKMGFLEKVIVTPSHHRVHHAINPEYIDKNHGQIFIFWDKWFGTFQEELSDVPPVYGITRPVRTWNPIKINYQHLWLMIQDAFRAKNWQDKLRIWIMPTGWRPKDVEEKYPVYKIENPYTYEKYYPQSSKPLEFWSWIQFISTFGFLMLFFEVVPDLSTAQLFTYGLFLFCSVYAYTELMDENPNAFWFEWGKNAYGFYLFTVNGALWFGVEGTQVAVPVYFILSTLMAFYFSRKAVAVPKSTAQ from the coding sequence ATGGAAACTTATGCTCATATCTTGCTTTTCGCCTCGCCCAGTTTTTTTATTCTGGTGCTCGCCGAAAAACTTTACGGCAAATTTGTAAAGGGTGACGATTTCAAATCAATGGATATGATTTCGAGCCTGAGTTCGGGTTATACCAATACCCTTAAGGATATTTTGGGTATTGGCATTTCCATTATCACATACACTTGGTTGGTAGAGCATGTGGCCTTGTTTCACATTCCTTACACTTGGCTCAATGTCGTCATTGCTTTTGTTGTGCTCGACTTTGCGGGCTATTGGGGGCACCGATTCAATCACCAAATCAACTTTTTCTGGAATCAACATTTGATTCACCACAGTTCGGAAGAATTCAATCTGGCTTGTGCCCTGCGGCAAAGCATATCCGATTTGATCAGTTTCTTTACTATATTTTTGCTTCCGGCGGCTTTGTTGGGTGTCGACCCCAAAATCATTGCCATTGTGGCACCCATTCAGTTGTTTGCTCAGTTTTGGTACCACACCACGTATATAGGTAAAATGGGCTTTTTGGAAAAGGTGATTGTGACGCCCTCACATCACCGCGTGCACCATGCGATAAACCCTGAATACATCGATAAAAACCACGGACAGATTTTCATTTTTTGGGATAAATGGTTCGGTACTTTTCAGGAAGAACTGAGCGATGTGCCCCCTGTATATGGAATAACTCGCCCTGTACGTACTTGGAATCCGATCAAGATTAATTACCAACATTTGTGGTTGATGATTCAAGATGCCTTTCGGGCCAAAAATTGGCAGGATAAATTACGAATATGGATTATGCCCACAGGGTGGCGACCCAAAGACGTGGAAGAAAAGTATCCGGTGTATAAGATCGAAAATCCATATACGTATGAAAAGTACTATCCACAGTCCTCGAAACCCTTGGAGTTTTGGTCATGGATCCAATTCATATCCACCTTTGGTTTCCTGATGTTGTTTTTCGAAGTTGTGCCCGATTTGTCGACCGCTCAGCTGTTCACATACGGGCTTTTCTTGTTTTGCAGTGTGTACGCCTACACTGAATTGATGGATGAAAATCCGAATGCCTTTTGGTTTGAATGGGGCAAGAATGCGTATGGGTTTTACCTATTCACGGTAAATGGGGCTTTATGGTTTGGAGTGGAAGGTACGCAGGTGGCCGTTCCCGTTTATTTTATTTTATCCACGCTAATGGCGTTTTATTTCAGTCGAAAAGCGGTGGCCGTGCCCAAGAGCACGGCCCAATAG
- a CDS encoding DUF6503 family protein, whose translation MQKHITLLLILAVTALACERKTEAEILLDRCMNAHGGLERWNQFEGLAFQVYGDKDTLTSYNQLRDRRTHLIGPNFEEGFDGVAFWTKGDTSLGAIKNPAFFHNLDFYFFAFPFVMADQGVKLKLANDEIIENQAYKVLEARFAESVGAAPNDVYKLYIHPETHHLDWLQYAVTYFDSTNTKFSLKQYKDWQDVQGVLVPENVANFAKDSTGQPSGNPYFVRKFANVHFYEKFDERLLEPES comes from the coding sequence ATGCAAAAACACATTACCCTACTTTTGATTTTGGCCGTGACGGCCTTGGCTTGTGAAAGAAAAACCGAAGCCGAAATTCTTTTGGATCGCTGCATGAATGCCCACGGTGGCTTGGAACGTTGGAACCAGTTTGAAGGATTGGCCTTTCAGGTCTATGGCGACAAAGATACCTTGACCTCCTACAATCAATTAAGAGATCGCCGCACACATCTCATTGGGCCGAACTTTGAGGAAGGTTTCGATGGCGTGGCTTTTTGGACAAAAGGCGATACGAGTCTAGGAGCGATTAAAAATCCGGCCTTTTTTCATAACCTCGATTTTTACTTTTTTGCCTTTCCTTTTGTCATGGCCGATCAAGGGGTGAAATTGAAGCTGGCAAATGATGAGATTATTGAAAATCAAGCGTATAAAGTGCTTGAGGCTCGTTTCGCTGAAAGCGTAGGGGCTGCTCCAAATGATGTCTATAAGTTGTATATACATCCCGAAACCCACCATTTGGATTGGTTGCAATATGCGGTGACTTATTTCGACTCTACGAACACCAAATTTTCTTTGAAGCAGTACAAAGATTGGCAGGATGTACAAGGGGTGTTGGTGCCTGAAAATGTGGCCAATTTTGCCAAAGATAGCACAGGGCAACCCAGTGGAAACCCTTATTTCGTTCGCAAATTCGCGAATGTACATTTCTATGAAAAATTTGACGAGCGGCTGCTAGAGCCAGAGAGCTAG
- a CDS encoding 3-keto-disaccharide hydrolase, whose product MKYLSILFLVLLQMACTKPKSQGGYESLFNGKNLDGWTVYGTEKWYVEDGLLICESGPDKEYGYLGTNKSFKDFEVSVDFLQEANGNSGLFIRSSIEGTKITGWQAEVAPPGHSTGGIYESYGRGWLIKPDPEKDKALKMGEWNTMVVRAEGPKVTTWLNGQEMVTITDDKIGAAEGAIALQIHSGGGIRVKWKNLKIKTL is encoded by the coding sequence ATGAAATATTTGTCGATTTTATTTTTGGTGCTTTTACAAATGGCCTGCACCAAGCCGAAAAGCCAAGGAGGTTATGAGTCTTTGTTCAACGGAAAGAATCTGGACGGCTGGACGGTATACGGCACAGAAAAATGGTATGTGGAAGATGGCCTTCTGATTTGCGAAAGCGGCCCCGACAAAGAATACGGTTATTTGGGCACCAATAAATCATTCAAAGATTTCGAGGTGTCTGTCGATTTTCTTCAAGAAGCCAATGGCAACAGCGGATTGTTCATTCGTTCGTCTATCGAAGGCACAAAAATTACAGGTTGGCAGGCTGAAGTCGCTCCTCCGGGCCACAGCACGGGCGGTATTTACGAATCTTATGGACGCGGCTGGTTGATCAAACCCGACCCTGAAAAGGACAAAGCTTTGAAAATGGGCGAGTGGAATACCATGGTGGTGCGTGCAGAAGGGCCCAAAGTTACCACTTGGTTGAATGGTCAAGAAATGGTGACCATCACCGACGATAAAATTGGAGCTGCCGAAGGTGCAATCGCTCTTCAAATTCATTCGGGTGGAGGAATCCGCGTGAAATGGAAAAATCTGAAAATTAAGACACTCTAA
- a CDS encoding SMP-30/gluconolactonase/LRE family protein, producing MKNNLLNHAKQHILLFTLSTCACLSQVQAQSSNLVADGATLNLVSSQFSFTEGPAVNKKGDVYFTDQPNDKIYKYDTKGKLTEYMSPSGRSNGLFFDAKGNLISCADNKNELWKIDNKKQVQVLVKAFEGKLLNGPNDLWIRKDGGIYFTDPHYPRKYWDRSQKPIEPKVYYLNPEGDLRVVMDGFMQPNGIVGNPESNLLYVADIKGQKTYVFHMEENGDLSQRKLFCEMGSDGMTIDKAGNVYLTGKGVTVFNPEGEKIDHIDVPEGWTANVTFGGKKRDMLFITASKSAYTLKMNAKGF from the coding sequence GTGAAAAACAACCTATTGAATCATGCAAAACAGCACATTTTGCTGTTTACCTTAAGCACTTGTGCTTGCCTATCGCAAGTGCAGGCCCAATCTTCGAATTTGGTAGCCGATGGAGCCACGCTCAATCTTGTTTCCAGCCAGTTTTCGTTCACCGAAGGACCGGCCGTCAACAAAAAAGGCGATGTGTATTTTACAGACCAACCGAATGACAAAATTTACAAATACGACACCAAAGGAAAACTGACAGAATACATGTCGCCCTCTGGTAGAAGCAATGGCCTTTTCTTCGATGCCAAAGGAAACCTGATTTCTTGTGCCGACAACAAAAACGAGCTCTGGAAAATCGACAACAAAAAACAAGTTCAGGTTTTGGTGAAAGCCTTTGAAGGGAAACTTTTGAACGGGCCGAATGACCTTTGGATCAGAAAAGACGGCGGAATTTATTTTACAGATCCACATTATCCGAGAAAATATTGGGATAGAAGTCAAAAGCCAATCGAACCCAAAGTGTATTACCTCAACCCCGAAGGTGATCTTCGTGTAGTGATGGACGGCTTTATGCAGCCAAATGGCATCGTGGGCAATCCTGAAAGCAATTTGCTTTACGTAGCCGACATCAAAGGCCAAAAGACATACGTTTTCCACATGGAAGAAAACGGTGACCTCAGCCAAAGAAAGCTTTTCTGCGAAATGGGCTCGGATGGCATGACCATCGACAAAGCCGGAAATGTATACCTCACCGGAAAAGGCGTGACGGTCTTCAACCCCGAAGGAGAAAAAATCGACCACATCGATGTACCCGAAGGCTGGACCGCGAACGTCACTTTCGGGGGCAAAAAACGAGACATGTTGTTCATTACCGCCTCGAAATCAGCGTATACACTAAAAATGAACGCAAAGGGCTTTTAA
- a CDS encoding 3-keto-disaccharide hydrolase, whose protein sequence is MKKNTLILALISVWAFTQCTSTSKEADEESTESPAEIGVGAKPIEGAEMYFDGTREMLDNKWEYWEGPGFLAEMPIKWKVYEDENLGEWVVNSNDPASQGGKYGSSDIVTKDKFNDFRAHVEFLIADSAGNSGVYLQNRYEIQVLDGDSTTHGMAAVINEEASPYSVYNGVGKWNAYDIQFRAARFDEEGKITEQPRVTLYFNGQKVHNNFPISQVWGGPKSGLDGGNDEGKGITDRPGGLKLQAEGHNVLYRNIWIKEMNFEQPETDF, encoded by the coding sequence ATGAAAAAAAACACTTTAATTCTAGCCTTGATTTCCGTTTGGGCATTTACGCAATGCACCTCTACAAGCAAAGAAGCCGACGAAGAAAGCACCGAATCGCCAGCAGAAATCGGAGTTGGAGCCAAACCCATTGAAGGGGCCGAAATGTATTTCGACGGCACTCGAGAAATGCTGGACAACAAATGGGAATATTGGGAAGGGCCAGGCTTCCTTGCCGAAATGCCCATAAAATGGAAGGTATACGAAGACGAAAACCTGGGCGAATGGGTGGTAAACAGCAACGACCCCGCCAGCCAAGGTGGGAAATACGGCTCTTCTGATATTGTCACAAAAGATAAATTCAATGATTTCCGTGCCCATGTTGAGTTCTTGATTGCCGATTCGGCAGGAAACAGTGGCGTCTATTTGCAAAACAGATATGAAATTCAAGTGCTGGATGGCGATTCGACTACCCACGGAATGGCTGCGGTAATCAACGAAGAAGCCTCTCCCTATAGCGTGTACAATGGTGTGGGCAAATGGAATGCGTACGACATACAATTCCGGGCAGCTCGCTTCGATGAAGAGGGCAAAATCACCGAGCAACCGCGTGTAACACTGTATTTCAACGGACAAAAAGTGCACAACAATTTCCCAATCAGTCAAGTTTGGGGAGGCCCAAAAAGCGGCTTAGATGGAGGTAACGATGAAGGAAAAGGGATCACCGACCGTCCGGGCGGACTTAAGCTGCAAGCCGAAGGCCACAATGTATTGTACCGCAACATCTGGATCAAAGAAATGAATTTTGAACAACCCGAAACCGATTTTTAA
- a CDS encoding sugar phosphate isomerase/epimerase family protein — protein MNRRNLIKGTLAGAATLGLGQSPLWASQKAQIKPKHNFTFCLNTSTIRQQNLKFDEEIKLAAKVGFDGIEIWINKMQAYAEAGGSLADIKKMASDEGIVIEDAIGFAPWIVDNDEARAKGLEQMKREMDMLAQIGCKRVAAPPIGATTGDLIDLEVVAKRFRKVCDLGQEMGVLPQLELWGFSKNMHLFGQTLFVAAECGHPDAVILPDVYHLKRGGSPFEALEMINGSKIQMFHMNDFPKMDDYSTMTDAMRVLPGDGVAPYKEILGILNRKNVPIALSLEIFNKDVWAMDAQKACELGLKKMKSAVEKAVA, from the coding sequence ATGAACAGAAGAAATCTAATCAAAGGTACCTTGGCCGGAGCCGCGACATTGGGCCTTGGGCAATCTCCGCTTTGGGCTAGCCAAAAGGCTCAAATCAAGCCCAAGCACAATTTTACATTCTGCCTAAACACCAGTACCATTCGTCAGCAGAATCTGAAATTCGATGAAGAAATAAAATTGGCAGCCAAAGTAGGCTTCGACGGTATCGAAATTTGGATCAATAAAATGCAAGCCTACGCCGAGGCTGGTGGAAGCTTGGCAGACATAAAGAAAATGGCCAGCGATGAAGGCATCGTGATCGAAGACGCCATTGGCTTTGCCCCTTGGATTGTCGACAACGACGAAGCTCGTGCTAAAGGTCTTGAGCAGATGAAACGCGAAATGGACATGTTGGCTCAAATTGGTTGCAAAAGAGTGGCCGCCCCGCCGATTGGAGCAACAACTGGCGACCTTATCGATTTGGAAGTGGTGGCCAAGCGTTTCAGGAAAGTTTGTGACCTCGGACAAGAAATGGGTGTTTTGCCGCAATTGGAACTTTGGGGCTTTTCCAAAAACATGCATTTGTTCGGACAAACCTTGTTTGTCGCTGCCGAATGCGGGCATCCCGATGCGGTGATTTTGCCGGATGTGTACCACCTCAAGCGTGGCGGTTCGCCTTTCGAAGCTTTGGAAATGATCAACGGTTCAAAAATCCAAATGTTCCATATGAACGATTTCCCCAAAATGGACGATTACAGTACCATGACCGACGCCATGCGGGTTCTGCCAGGCGATGGCGTGGCACCATACAAAGAAATTTTGGGCATATTGAACAGAAAGAATGTCCCCATTGCTCTTTCGCTTGAAATATTCAACAAAGACGTATGGGCAATGGATGCTCAAAAGGCTTGCGAATTGGGACTAAAGAAAATGAAAAGTGCCGTAGAAAAGGCCGTGGCTTAA